The Triticum aestivum cultivar Chinese Spring chromosome 7B, IWGSC CS RefSeq v2.1, whole genome shotgun sequence genome window below encodes:
- the LOC123155496 gene encoding probable O-methyltransferase 2 — translation MAAQAPAIEVPTDAELLQAQADLWRHTLYYLTSMGLRCAVKLGIPTAMHNLGGVTSLPDLAAALSIPASKQPFLGRLMRALVTSGVFAAGGKDDSGAELFRLNPLSRVLVDDVVADEHHSQTSFVLAGTSPHYMEAALGMADWFKKDVTGPVPSVFEDVHSASLFDETTAALDPELDALVTEGLEAHDNLGIGTIMRECHDLFKGLESLTDCCGGDGKTARAITKAHPHVKCTVLDLPKVIQKTPSDCVVNYVAGDLFHTVPKAQAVMLKLVLHHWSDDDCVKILTQCKNAIPSREEGGKVIVIDIVVEPSLGPVMFEAQTLMDLLMLVFTRGRQRSENDWRELFMKAGFTDYKIIKKLGARGVIEVYK, via the exons ATGGCGGCGCAGGCACCGGCGATCGAGGTTCCCACTGATGCCGAACTGCTGCAGGCTCAGGCCGACCTGTGGCGCCACACCCTCTACTACCTCACCTCCATGGGGCTCCGCTGCGCCGTCAAGCTCGGCATCCCGACGGCCATGCACAACCTCGGCGGGGTCACCTCGCTGCCCGACCTGGCGGCCGCGCTGTCCATCCCCGCAAGCAAGCAGCCGTTCCTGGGCCGCCTGATGCGTGCCCTGGTCACCTCAGGCGTCTTCGCCGCCGGCGGCAAGGACGATTCCGGGGCGGAGCTCTTCCGCCTCAACCCCCTTTCCCGTGTCCTGGTGGATGACGTGGTCGCGGACGAGCACCACAGCCAGACGTCCTTCGTGCTCGCCGGGACGTCGCCGCACTACATGGAGGCTGCGCTGGGGATGGCCGACTGGTTCAAGAAGGACGTCACTGGACCAGTGCCGTCGGTGTTCGAGGACGTGCATAGCGCGTCCCTCTTCGATGAGACCACGGCGGCCTTGGACCCGGAGCTCGACGCGCTGGTCACCGAAGGACTCGAAGCCCACGACAACCTGGGGATCGGCACCATCATGCGTGAGTGCCATGACCTCTTCAAGGGGCTCGAGTCTCTCACTGACTGCTGTGGTGGCGATGGAAAGACGGCGAGGGCCATCACCAAGGCCCACCCGCACGTCAAGTGCACCGTGTTGGATCTCCCCAAGGTGATCCAAAAAACTCCGTCGGACTGTGTAGTCAACTATGTCGCCGGTGACCTCTTCCACACCGTCCCAAAGGCTCAGGCCGTGATGCTCAAG CTTGTGCTGCACCACTGGAGTGACGACGACTGTGTGAAGATCCTTACCCAGTGTAAGAATGCCATTCCTTCCCGTGAAGAAGGAGGGAAGGTGATTGTCATTGACATTGTGGTCGAACCATCATTAGGACCTGTCATGTTTGAGGCCCAGACTCTCATGGACTTGCTCATGCTTGTGTTCACGAGAGGCCGTCAACGTAGCGAAAATGACTGGCGTGAGCTCTTCATGAAAGCAGGGTTCACCGACTACAAAATTATCAAGAAACTCGGTGCACGAGGTGTCATCGAGGTCTACAAGTGA